A window of the Microcaecilia unicolor chromosome 5, aMicUni1.1, whole genome shotgun sequence genome harbors these coding sequences:
- the ZNF423 gene encoding zinc finger protein 423 isoform X2, which translates to MEEESIYTCDNCQQDFDSLADLTEHRAHNCPGDGDDDPQLSWVASSPSSKDVASPTQMIGDGCDLGIGEEEGGTGLPYPCQFCDKSFSRLSYLKRHEQIHSDKLPFKCTYCSRLFKHKRSRDRHIKLHTGDKKYHCHECEAAFSRSDHLKIHLKTHSSSKPFKCTVCKRGFSSTSSLQSHMQAHKKNKEHMAKSEKEVKKDDFMCDYCEETFSLTEELEKHVMTRHPQLSEKADLQCIHCPEVFADENSLLFHIDQVHANKKHKCPMCPEQFSSVEEVYCHLDSHRQPDSSNHSISPDPVLGSVASMSSATPDSSASVERGSTPDSTLKPLRGQRKVGSLEREESHNWSKITYSCPFCSKRDFNSLAVLEIHLKTIHADKPQQSHMCQICLDSMPTLYNLNEHVRKVHKNHAYPMMQFNNISAFHCNYCPEMFADINSLQEHIRIVHCGSNATVPDGNNAFFCNQCSMGFLTEASLTEHIQQTHCNVGNSKLESPVIQPTQSFMEVYSCPYCTNSPIFGSILKLTKHIKENHKNIPLANNKKLKADQSPVSSDVEVSSPKRQRLSTSLNSVSNGEYPCNQCDLKFSNFETFQTHLKSHLELLLRKQSCPQCKEDFDSQESLLQHLTVHYMTTSTHYVCESCDKQFSSVDDLQKHLLDMHTFVLYHCTLCQEVFDSKVSIQVHLAVKHSNEKKMYRCTACNWDFRKEVDLQIHVKHSHLGNPAKSHKCIFCGETFCTEVELQCHITTHSKKYNCKFCSKAFHAIILLEKHLREKHCVFDTNTQNGTANGMTPTNKKPETTDIPNVLMKTPEVSNSHEASEDDVDASEPMYGCDICGAAYTMEVLLQNHRLRDHNIRPGEDDCSRKKAEFIKGTHKCTICSRTFFSESGLREHMQTHRGPAKHYMCPICGERFPSLLTLTEHKVTHSKSLDTGTCRICKLPLQSEEEFIEHCQMHPDLRNSLTGFRCVVCMQTVTSTLELKIHGTFHMQKLAGNSTASSPNDQALQKIYKCALCLKEFRNKQDLVKLDVNGLPYGLCAVCMSRSSNGQPSSLNPQDVCERPCANLRCSECSVKFESIEDLENHVQLDHRDLTPETSGQRKGTQTSPVPRVKKDLSVHQVPDDL; encoded by the coding sequence ATGGTGATGACGACCCACAACTCTCCTGGGTAGCTTCATCTCCCTCCAGCAAAGATGTTGCATCACCCACTCAGATGATAGGAGATGGGTGTGATCTTGGCAtcggggaggaggaaggggggactgGTCTGCCATATCCTTGTCAGTTCTGTGATAAGTCCTTCAGTCGACTGAGCTacctgaaaaggcatgagcagaTCCACAGTGACAAGCTACCTTTCAAATGCACCTACTGTAGTCGGCTTTTTAAGCACAAGAGAAGTAGGGACCGCCATATAAAGCTGCATACGGGGGATAAGAAGTACCACTGCCATGAGTGCGAGGCCGCATTCTCCCGCAGTGACCAccttaaaatacatttaaaaacgcACAGCTCCAGCAAGCCATTTAAATGTACTGTCTGTAAGCGTGGCTTTTCTTCTACTAGCTCGCTGCAGAGTCACATGCAAGCTCATAAAAAGAACAAAGAACATATGGCAAAGTCTGAGAAAGAGGTGAAGAAAGATGATTTCATGTGTGATTACTGTGAAGAGACTTTCAGTCTGACTGAAGAACTGGAGAAGCATGTAATGACGCGCCATCCACAGCTTTCAGAAAAGGCAGACTTGCAGTGTATTCATTGCCCAGAAGTATTTGCAGATGAGAACTCACTGTTGTTCCATATTGACCAAGTTCACGCCAACAAGAAACACAAGTGCCCTATGTGTCCAGAGCAGTTTTCCTCCGTGGAAGAAGTTTACTGCCATTTGGATAGCCACAGGCAACCTGACTCCAGCAATCATAGTATCAGTCCAGATCCAGTCTTGGGGAGTGTGGCATCTATGAGCAGTGCAACACCAGATTCAAGCGCATCAGTTGAGCGAGGCTCCACTCCAGACTCCACTTTAAAGCCATTGAGAGGACAAAGAAAAGTTGGATCACTGGAAAGAGAGGAAAGTCATAACTGGTCCAAAATTACCTATAGCTGCCCCTTTTGCTCCAAACGTGATTTCAACAGTCTGGCAGTGTTGGAGATTCATTTGAAGACTATTCATGCAGACAAGCCTCAGCAAAGCCACATGTGCCAGATCTGCCTCGACTCCATGCCTACTCTGTACAACTTGAACGAGCATGTGAGGAAGGTTCACAAAAATCATGCATATCCCATGATGCAGTTTAACAACATTTCTGCTTTTCATTGTAACTATTGTCCTGAGATGTTTGCTGATATCAATAGCCTACAGGAACACATTCGCATCGTGCACTGTGGCTCAAATGCTACTGTTCCAGATGGTAACAATGCCTTCTTCTGTAACCAGTGCTCCATGGGCTTTCTGACAGAAGCCTCTCTTACGGAGCATATCCAGCAAACTCATTGTAATGTTGGAAACTCAAAACTGGAGTCCCCTGTCATTCAGCCAACACAGTCTTTTATGGAAGTTTACTCATGTCCTTATTGCACAAACTCCCCCATATTTGGCTCCATTCTGAAGCTTACAAAGCATATTAAAGAAAACCACAAGAACATTCCTCTGGCAAACAATAAGAAGTTAAAAGCAGATCAGAGCCCAGTTTCTTCTGATGTTGAAGTCTCTTCCCCTAAAAGGCAAAGGCTTTCCACCAGCTTAAATTCAGTCTCCAATGGCGAGTACCCATGCAACCAATGTGATTTAAAGTTTTCAAATTTTGAAACTTTCCAGACTCATTTAAAATCTCACTTGGAATTGCTTTTGAGAAAACAGTCTTGCCCTCAGTGCAAAGAAGACTTTGATTCCCAGGAGTCCCTCTTGCAGCATCTCACAGTGCACTATATGACAACTTCAACCCATTATGTGTGTGAGAGCTGTGACAAACAGTTTTCTTCAGTGGATGATTTGCAGAAGCATTTATTGGACATGCATACCTTTGTGTTGTACCACTGCACTCTTTGCCAAGAAGTTTTTGACTCCAAAGTGTCCATCCAAGTGCATTTGGCAGTAAAACATAGCAATGAAAAGAAAATGTACCGCTGTACAGCTTGCAATTGGGATTTCAGAAAGGAGGTTGATCTACAGATACATGTGAAACATAGTCATTTGGGAAATCCAGCAAAATCACATAAATGTATCTTTTGTGGTGAGACCTTCTGCACAGAAGTAGAACTGCAGTGCCACATCACAACCCACAGCAAGAAATACAACTGTAAGTTTTGCAGCAAAGCCTTCCATGCCATAATATTGCTGGAGAAACATTTGCGTGAAAAACATTGCGTCTTTGATACCAATACCCAAAATGGTACAGCTAATGGAATGACCCCTACAAATAAAAAGCCAGAGACTACAGATATCCCAAATGTCTTGATGAAGACCCCAGAAGTATCAAATAGCCATGAAGCTAGTGAAGATGATGTAGATGCTTCAGAGCCTATGTATGGTTGTGATATCTGTGGGGCTGCCTATACTATGGAAGTTCTCTTGCAGAACCACCGCTTGAGAGATCATAATATTAGGCCTGGAGAGGACGACTGCTCCCGAAAAAAGGCAGAATTTATCAAAGGCACTCATAAATGCACCATTTGTTCTAGGACCTTTTTCTCAGAAAGTGGACTTCGAGAACACATGCAGACCCACCGAGGTCCAGCTAAACACTATATGTGTCCCATTTGTGGAGAGAGGTTTCCTTCGCTTCTGACCTTGACAGAGCATAAAGTCACTCATAGCAAAAGCTTGGACACAGGAACATGTAGGATCTGCAAACTGCCCCTGCAAAGTGAAGAGGAGTTCATTGAGCACTGCCAAATGCATCCAGATCTCCGAAATTCTCTCACTGGCTTCCGTTGTGTTGTCTGTATGCAGACTGTTACCTCTACTCTGGAGCTGAAAATTCATGGAACATTCCATATGCAGAAGCTGGCAGGAAACTCCACAGCCTCTTCTCCCAATGACCAGGCCTTGCAGAAGATCTACAAGTGCGCTCTATGCTTGAAAGAGTTCCGGAATAAGCAGGACTTGGTGAAACTTGATGTTAATGGCCTACCTTATGGCCTCTGTGCTGTATGCATGAGTAGGAGCAGTAATGGACAGCCCTCGAGCTTGAACCCACAGGACGTTTGTGAAAGACCGTGTGCTAATCTCAGGTGCTCAGAATGTAGTGTAAAATTTGAAAGTATTGAAGACCTAGAGAACCATGTTCAATTAGATCACAGGGATCTCACACCAGAGACAAGTGGCCAAAGGAAGGGTACCCAAACATCTCCCGTCCCCAGAGTAA